Within Actinoplanes sp. L3-i22, the genomic segment GGCGACCAGGCCCTCCAGGACCATCCGCACCTGGGTGATCTCGATCGTCTCGGCCAGACTGATCTTGCGGACCACCGCGCCCCGGTTGCGCTGGATCTCCACCAGGCCCTCGGCGGCCATGTCCTGCAGCGCCAGCCGGACGGTGAACCGGCTCGCGCCGAGCCGCTCGATCAGCTGGGCCTCGACCAGCCGTTCGCCGGGCAGGTAGGCGCCGGTCAGGATCGCCTCGCGCAGGGCGTCGCGCGCGCTGGTCATCGGTCCCCCGTTATGGATTGCACAGCCGGAGCACAGCCGGCGGCCTCGTCGTGACCGGTACGATACCGCGCCCCCGCCAGCCCAATTCAAATCGTCAACAATCGCTGTGCCGGCAAGGCATGCTGGGACACAGGCTGGACTTACGGCCGAAACTGATTGTTGACAATCCTGCGAACAACCAGCACGATCCGGTGACGCGCACCACTCCCCCGAGAGGAAGCCCCGGATGTCCTCCAGTTCCGTCATCACCGCCGGGCGCGGCAACCGGCTCGCCCGGCTGGTCGTCGCCATCTGCTGGCTCGTCGTCCTGTTCGACGGCGTCGACCTGTTCATCTACGGCGCCGTGCTGCCCGGCATGCTCGACGACCGGTCGCTCGGCCTGACCCCGGCGATGGCCGGCGGGCTGGGCAGCTACGCGACCTTCGGCATGCTGATCGGCGCGGTCGCCTCCGGGCCGCTCACCGACCGGCTCGGCCGCAAGGCGATCATCATCGCGGACACCGTGATCTTCTCCCTGGCGTCGGTGGCCTGCGCGGTCGCGCCCAGCATCGGTGCGTTCGGCTGGGCCCGGTTCGTCGCCGGGCTGGGCCTGGGCGGCCTGCTGCCGATCGCGCTCACCCTGGTCGCCGAGTACGCCCCGACCGGCCGGCGCAACCTGATGATCGGCTCCCTGATGACCGCCCACCAGGTCGGCGGCATCGTGGCCGGCAGCCTCGGGCTCTACCTGCTGAACAACCACGGGTGGCGCTCGGCGTACTGGGTCGGGGTGCTGCCGCTGTTCATCGCGGTGCCGCTGATCGCCAAGTTCCTGCCCGAGTCGCTGAGCTTCCTGGTCGCCCGCGGCCGCACCGAGGAGGCCCGGGCGCTCGCCGCCCGCTACGAGGTCGACGTGCCGGACCCGGCGGCCACCCGGACCGGCAGCAAGCTGGACAGCGTCATCGACCTGTTCCGCGAGGGCCGCTGGCGGCCGACCCTGCTGTTCTGGATCACCTCGTTCGGCGGGCTGCTCCTGGTCTACGGCGTCAACACCTGGCTGCCGACGATGATGCGCGCCCAGGGCTACAACCTCGGCTCGTCGCTCGCCTTCCTGATCGTGATCAACCTGGGTGGCGTGCTCGGCATGCTGATCGCCGGCCGGGTCGCCGACCGGTTCGGGGCGGTGCCGGTCGCGGCCGTCTGGTTCGCGCTCACCGCGGTCGGCGTCTACCTGCTCGGCGTGCACACGCCGCTGGCGGTCACCTACGCGGTGGTCTTCCTGGCCGGCGTCTTCCTGTTCAGCGCGCAGACCATGGTGTACGCCGCGGTCACCGCCCGCTACGGCGACGCGAGCCGGGCGACCGCGGTGGGCTCGGCGGCCGGGATCGGGCGCTTCGGCGCGGTCTTCGGGCCGTGGCTCGGCGGGCAGCTGGTCGCCGCCGGGAACCAGGGGTGGGGGTTCACGGCGTTCGCCGTCACCGCCGTGCTGGCCACGGTGTTCGTCCTGCTCGCCGGTGCGGCGAGCCGGAACGCGGTGACCGCCGGCGCCGGCGCCCCGGTGCCCGTGCACTGATCGTCGTGCCCGCCGGCCCGCTTCGCGACCGCGCGAGGCGGGCCGGTTCGGTTCGCCGTACCGTCGCAAGCCCGAACCTCAGGAAAAAGCGGCCCGGCGGCGCGGCGGATTGTCGGCACCGAGCCCACCCCGCGCTGCACTGGATCATCGACAATCCAGCACGCACGGCCAACGAGAGTGGATCAAGCTGGCGCTTCGCGTGATCTGGATTGTTGACAATTCTGGTCGCCATCTTGTTTCCGGGGTGTATCGAGACTTATCGTTTGGCACACCTCCTGGCGCCAGGGATGTCATCAACGTCGATCGACGGGAGCTCCCGCATGTCCTCTGCGACCAACCCCACGCCACTCCGCCGGCGGTCCCGGTGAGGCCGGCGGTCCCGGTGATCCGGCCGGTCCGCACCCTCGCGCTGATCGCGGCCGCCCTGCTGGCCCTGACCACGCTGGTGCCCGGCGGCGCGACCGCCGCCCCGCGCGCCCGCGAGCTCGCCCCGCTGCTGCCCGTCATCGACTGCGCCGCGGTCCCCGGACTCGATCTGACCGGCGTGACCGACGCCCCGGTCACCATCAAGTCGGCGACCGTGACCAGCGCGAACGCGCCCGCGCCCTACTGCGCGGTGACCGGGACGATCGCCCCGGCGGACACCTTCGTGATGCGCCTGCCGGTCAACGGCTGGACCCAGCGCTACCTGCAGACCGGCTGCGGCGGGCTGTGCGGGAGCGCCAACATCGGCTACACCCAGGCGGCGAGCTGCGAGCCGGTCGCGGACGGGACGATCGCCAGCGCCACCACCGACATGGGTCACCAGGGACTCAACGACGGCTCGTGGGCGGCGGACAACCCGCAGGCGCTGATCGACTTCGCGTACCGGGGCGTGCACGTCACCTCGCAGGTGGCGCAGGAGCTGATCAAGCGGTTCTACGGGCGGTCGGCGGCGTACAGCTACTTCGACGGGTGCTCGGACGGCGGGCGCGAGGCGCTGATGGAGGCGCAGCGGTACCCGGACGACTTCGACGGGATCGCGGCCGGGGCGCCGGCCAGCAACATCGTCGTGCAGAACACGTACCACCACGCGTGGAACGTGCTCGCCAACCAGGACGCGAACGGGAACTACCTCCTGCTCGCCGACAAGCTGCCGCTGATCCACTCCGCCGTGCTGCACCAGTGCGACAGCCTGGACGGGGTGGTCGACGGTGTGCTCGACGACCCGCGGAACTGCCGCTTCGACCCGCGGACGCTGGTCTGCGCGGACACCGCCAACTGCCTGACCGCGGCGCAGGCGGCGGTGGTCGAGCGGCTGCACGACGGCGCGACCGACGGGCACGGCCGGCGCCTGGAGCAGGAGATCTCCCACGAGTGGGGCTCCGAGCTGGACTGGACGCTGTTCGTCCCGGCGAAGCAGGGCGACGTGACGTTCAGTGAGAACATCGCGCTGTCGTTCCTGCGCTACCTCGCCTACCGCAACGTGGCGAACCCGTCGTACCAGCTCACCGACCTCGAGTTCACGATGGCCTCGTTCCGGAAGACGGTGCAGACCTCCGACTACCTGTCCGCGACCGATCCGGATCTGAGCCGGTTCCGGCGCGGCGGCGGGAAGCTGCTGCTCTGGCACGGCTGGTCCGACCAGCACATCTCACCGCAGGCGACGCTGAACTACTGGGACGCGATGCGGCGGACGATGGGGTCCCGGGCGGTGGACGGCTTCGCCAAGCTGTACCTGCTTCCCGGCATGGCGCACTGCGGCGGCGGGCTCGGGCCGAACAGCTTCGACGTGCTCACCCCGGTGATGAACTGGGTCGAGTCCGGCACCGCGCCCGGGAGGATCGTCGCGTCGATGACCGGACGGACCCGGCCGGTCTTCCCGTATCCGCAGGTGGCCCGCTACGACGGCACCGGCAGCACCGATGACCAGGCGAACTTCGTGGCGGTGACGCCGCGGCGGGAGTCCACGGTCGGGTATGCGTGGGCCGGGGCCTGGCTCTACTCGCACGGCTACCAGAAGACGTGCCGCGCGGTGAACGGCAAGCTCGTCTGCGGTTAGCGCCTTCGGCAGGATCAACATCATTGGTGGGTACGGGCGTGCGCCGCGGCCGTACCCACCAATGCGGTGAGCCCGGCGTCAGGCGCCGAGGAAGCCGGTGAGGGTGGGGATGAACGTCGGCGCGCGCAGCGCCGACATGTGATCCCCGGGAACCGTGTGCAGCACCGCGCCCGGGATCGCGCCGGCCAGGACCGCCGGGCGGGTGGCGAGCGGATCCGACTCACCGGCCAGCACCAGGGTCGGCGCCTTGATCATCTCCAGCGGGATCGGCGCGGCGTGGACCGCGGCCGCCTGCGCGGCCAGGGCCAGCCGGTCGCCGCCGACCGCCTCGACGAACTGCCGGAAGCCGGCCGCCGCCGGATCGGTGACCGACGACGGGTCGTCGGTGCGCAGCGCGTGCAGCAGGCGGTCGCCGCCGATCACCCGGGTGTCCAGCCCGCCGACCTCGACCACCCCGGCACCGACCCCGCCGACGACCAGGCGGCGGACCCGCGGGTCGCGGATCGTGGTGAGCAGCGCGACGATCGCGCCCATCGAATAGCCGACCAGATCGACCTCGGTGATGCCGAGCAGGTCCAGCAGCGCGATCACGTCGCCGGCCATCCGGGACTCGCCGTAGAGCGCCGGGTCGTGCGGCTTGCCGGACCGGCCGTGTCCGCGCGCGTCGATCGCGACCACCCGGCGGCCGGCCCCGGTCAGCGCGGCGACCACGCCGGGCAGCACCCAGTTGGTCCGGCCGTCGGCGATGAAGCCGTGGTGCAGCAGCACCGGCGGAAGATCGGACGGGTTCTCCCAGAGCTCGTAGAAGATCTCCACGCCATCGGCGGATCGGAAGGTCGACATGCCGAGATCATTCCGCATGTGCGCTAGATTTCGGGAGAGCTTCCGGTCACTCCATAGGGGGATGGCAGGGTTGTGACGCCCACCCAGTTACGTGCGTACTCCGCGGTCGTCCGCCTCGGCTCCGTCAAGCTGGCCGCCGCCCACCTCGAGGTCTCCGAGGCGGCCGTCTCGCTCCACATCGGACAACTCCGCAAGGAGCTCGGCGACCAGCTCTTCACCCGTACCTCGTCCGGGCTGGCGTTCACCCCGGGCGGGCTGCGCCTGGCCAGCCGGGCCGCCGAGCTGCTCGGCCTACAGGACATCACGGTGCTGGAGGTGAGCGCGGCCGGGCGCGGGCGGCGGCTGCTGCGGGTCGGCGCGTCCAGCCTGTTCGCCGAGCACGCCGCGCCCGGGCTGATCGAGCTGTTCGCCGGGCGCGCCGCCGACCTGGACGTGGAGCTGAGCGTGCGCAGCCCGGCCACGTTCGCCGCGCTGCTGCAGACCCGGACCATCGACATCGCGATCGGGCCGGCCCCGAGCCTGCCGGACGCCACGGTCAGCGGGCGACCGGTGATGAACTACCGGATCGTGCTGGTCGCCGGGCCGGAGCACCCGCTCGCCGGGACCCGCCCGTCGGCCGGGCAACTGCGCGAGCAGACGTGGCTGCTCGGGCCGTCCGCGGCGGCCGACGGCGGGGCGATCCGGACGCTGCTGCGGCGGCTGGCGGTGCCCGACGAGCGTCAGCAGATCTTCCAGAGTCATGCGGCCGCGCTCGAAGAGGCGAAACGGGGGCGTGGGGTGGCCGCGGCGCTCTCGTTCACGGTGGCTCCGGAGGTTCGGCAGGGGCGGCTGGTGCAGTTCAGCGGGCCGTGGACCGCGGTGGATCAGGTCTGGCACGCGTACACGCTGAGCGAGCGGGGGGCGCCGGCGGCGGCCGCGGAGCTGGCCCGGTTCGCGGCGACACCGCGGGCGCTGCAGGCGATGATCCGCGGGGCCGGGGTGCACGTGGGGCGTTTCCGGCCCTCGGTGCACGTCACACTCTGGAGCTGACTTCGGTCGCTGCCCAGGATCGGTCCATCATCATGCCGACCACCCGGGTGACCAGGCGCCGGCTGGCGAATCGGCCGGCGAGCGCGGACGCCTTGTTCAGCGCGCCGGTCACCACGACCGGCGGCGGGTTGCGCCGCTCCACCGCGCGCAGCGCCCGCTCGACCACCTGGTCGGCCCGCATCCGCCGGGTGCCGCCGTCCGCCCCCTGGCCGGCGACCTCGAAGAACTCGGTCTCGGTCGCGCCCGGGCAGATCGCCAGCACGCGCAGCCGCGAGTCCCGGTTCTCGTACCAGAGCGCCTCGGTGAAGCTCAGCACGAACGCCTTCGTCGCGGCGTAGACGGCCATCCGCGGACTGGGCTGGAACGCCACCACGCTGGCCAGGTTGATCAGGAAGCCGTCGCCGGCCCGGAGCCGGTCGAGGAACGCGTGCGTGATGCTGACCAGGCTGGACACGTTCAGCATGACCTCGGCGTCGACGTGCGCCGCGTCCCGCTCGTGGAACAGCCGCTGGGCGCCGAAGCCGGCGTTGTTGATCAGGCTGGTGACGGTCACGCCGGCCGCGTCGACGGCGGCGCTGAGCTTGGCGCCGGCCTCCGGGACGGCCAGGTCCATGGCGATCGTGGTCACCCGGACGCCGGTCAGCTCGGCGGCCAGCCGCTCCAGCCGGTCGGCGCGGCGGGCGACGAGCACCAGGTCATCGCCGCGGGCGGCGAGGCGGCGGGCGAACTCGGCGCCGAGGCCCGCGCTCGCACCGGTGATCAGAACGGTCTGCTTCTTCATGGTCGGCATCGTATGCCTACTTGGCACTCAGTGCCAACCAGTCACCGACTGCTAGGGTGGGGGCATGACGCTCTGGAACCGCACCCGCCAGGCGGTCTACGACGAGATCGCGGGCACGGCGATGGAGATGTTCCTGACCCGCGGCTTCGAGGCGACGACGATCGACGACATCGCCCGGGCCGCCGGGATCTCGCGGCGCTCCTTCTTCCGGTACTTCGGCACCAAGGAGGACATCGTCCTCGGCGACGTGGCCGGCAAGGGCGAGCTGGCGGCCCGGGCCCTCGCCGACCGGCCGGACGGCGAGGATCCGTGGACGGCGCTGCGGAACGCGTTCCACGTCAGCAAGGACGCGGCCTACGACCCGGCGACCATGCTCAAGATCTTCACGATGATGTATGAGACGCCCTCGCTGCGCGCCCGGCACATCGAGAAACACCTGCAGTGGCAGGCCGCGCTGGTCCCGGAGCTGCGGCGCCGGCTCGGCGCCGATCCGGCAGACCCCTTGGACGTCCGGGCGGAGGCGCTCGTCGCCTGCGCGATCACCTGCCTGGACGTGGCCGGCGAGGCGTGGACCCGGTCGAAGGGCGCGGTCCCGCTGGAGGACCTGTTCGACTCGGCGGCCGACGCGCTCCGCCCGGGCCCCTAGTACCAGGTCGAGACGTCGATCCCGAACCCGTGGACGACGGCGGCCAGCGCGATCGCGATGACCAGGGCGGCCCCGATCAGCACGCCGACCGAGACCAGGGCCGCGGTCAGGGCCTTGCCGATGCCGCCCAGCTCGCCCGCGAGCACCTGTGCGGTGGTCGGGCGGGACCAGGTCATCGGCGGGTAGGTGGCGCTCGGACCGACTCCGGCCGGCCGGGTGATGTCGCCCCGGATCCGGGCGCGGGCGGGGGTGGCGGGGGTCTGCTGCTGCTCCATGACGGCGCCTCCTTGGCAACCAACTTGCTCTACTCGGAGCATGCGCCGCCGGCGCCCCGAACGTCTCGTGCGTTCGGTCATAAAATGTCGTCTCAAATCGTGCAATAACTACAGAGCCAGCGTCGCCCGGACCGCGGTGGTGAGATCCCCGAACGTCGCGGCCGGAAGCATCAGGTCGCAGAACGGCAGCGCCGCCGACATCCCGGCCACCGCCGGGGCGAATCCGTGCGTGCCGGCCCGTGGATTGAGCCACACGACCCGGTGCGCCCGGCGCCTCAGCCGGGACATCGCGGCGGTCATCTGCTCGGGTGGGTCGCTGTCCCAGCCGTCCGAGGCGATCAGGACCAGGGCGCCGCGCACCGTGTCGCCGTGGTGCGAGTCCAGCAGCGCGACGAGGTTCGAGGCGATCCGGGTGCCGCCGAACCGGTCGGTCGCCGCCGACGACGCGCGCTCGATCGCCTCCCGCGCCGACGGCCGGCGCAGCGCCGGGGTCAGCCGGGTCAGCGTCGTCGCGAACGCGAACACCTCGGCCGCGGTGACCGTGGTGAACGCCCGCATCAGGTGCAGGTAGGCGGCGGTCTGCGCGCGCATCGAAGCACTCACGTCGCAGAGCAGCACGGCCCGGCGCGGCCGTCGCACCGGACGCTCACGGACCAGCGTGACCGGCTCGAACGCGGTCCGGCGGGACTGCGCGACGGTGTGCCGCAACGAGATCCGGGGACCGCGCGCGTCGACCGCACGACGACGGCCGCGCCGGTGCGGCCAGTGGTGCAGCTCGGCGGCCAGGGCCCCGGCGAGGGCGTCGAGCTGCGCGGAGTCGAGTTCGTCGAACGGCCGCTCGGCGAGCGCGGCAAGAGCTTCCGGGCGCATTTCCGGTACGGCCGGCTCCTCGCCCCCGACCTCATCCCGCGCCGCCACCGGCGTCGGCAGCATCGCCCACGGCAACCCGCCGTCCGCACTGCCCCGGGCCGTCGCGCCGGGCAGCGGCAGCTGCACCTCGTCCTCGCGCCGCGCGCCCGGCGCCGACTCCCGGGTCAGCGGCAGCGGCACCGCGTCGTCGAACACGGCGGCGAACACGCCCTCGAACGCGGCCAGGTCGGCCTCGCGGCGCACCAGCGTCACCCGGGCCACCCAGTAGATCTCCGCCCGGGAGCCGGCCGGGACGACCCCCAGCCCCCGGATGAGATCGTCGGTCTCGGTCAGCCCGGCCGACAGCCCGGCCCGCCGGCACCGCGCCACGAAGGCCACCGCGAAGGCGGCCCGGTCCACCCCGCGCAGCACCTCAGCGACGGCCCACCAGCCAGACCACTACGGCGACGGCCACCACCGCGCCGACCGCCACCGGGATGAGGCGCTTGTAGACCGACCCGCCGGCTACCGCGAGCAGATCAAGCGGCGCGTCGTCCGAAGCGACCGCCGGAACAGCCGCGGCGGGCGCGACGGGAGCGGGAGCCGGAGCCGGGGAGTCGGTGACCCCGGTGGTCACCGGAACCGGGGTGGTGACGGTGGGCGAGGGCAGATCAGCGGCCAGCTTCGCCTCCAGATTCGCGGCGAACTGGGTCAGCAGCTTCGCCGAGATCTCCTTGATCATGCCGCTGCCGAACTGGGCCAGCTTCCCGGTGATCTTCAGGTCGGTGTCCACGCTCACCCGGGTGGCGTCGCCGTCCGGGGTCAGCACCGCGGTGACCACCGCCGCCGCGTTGCCCGCCGAGCGCGGGTCCCGGCCCTTGGCGTCGATCACCGCGCGGTAGCCCTCGGCGTCCTTCGCGGTGAACCGGGCCGTACCGGTGAACTCCGAGATCACCGGGCCCACCTTGACCTTCACCTTGCCCCGGTAGTCGTCGCCGTCGACCCCGGTGAGCTGGGCGCCCGGCAGGCAGGGGGCGATCCCGGCCAGATCGGTCAGCACCTCCCAGGCCCGGTCGATCGAGGTGGGCACGGTGAACTCGTTCGTGATCTTCACGGTTGTTCTCCAAGCGGAGCGGCGGACGGAGGGAGGGCGGCGACGACGGCGCGCCGGTCGGCCGGGGTCTTCGCGATGGTGCCGATGGTCTGCGGGACCAGCGGCTCGACCAGCTCGGTGACGCCGAGCGCGGCCAGCGCCGACACCCAGTCGATGGTCTCGGCGAGGCCGGGCGCCTTGTCCAGGTCGAGCCCGCGGACCCGCCCGACGAACGCCGTGGTGTCCCGGATCAGCGGCTCGACCGCGCCCGGCACGGCCCGCCGGACGATCGCCGCCGCCCGCGCCGGCCCGGGGAACTCGATCCAGTGGTAGAGGCACCGCCGGCGCAGCGCGTCGTGCAGGTCCCGGCTGTGGTTCGAGGTCAGCACCACGACCGGCGGGCGGGTGGCGGCGAACGTGCCCAGCTCCGGGATGGTGATCGCGGCCTCCCCGAGGAACTCGAAGAGCAGCGCCTCGAACTCGTCGTCGGCCCGGTCGATCTCGTCGATCAGCAGCACCGGCGGCCGCGGCCCGGCGTGCCGGACGGCCCGCAGGATGGCCCGCTCCTGCAGGAAGTCGGCGGTGAACAGGTCCGCGTCGTCGAGCCGGTCCCCGCGCGCCTCGGCGAGCCGGATCGCGAGGAGCTGCCGCTGGTAGTTCCACTCGTAGAGCGCCTCGGACGCGGTCAGGCCCTCGTAGCACTGCAGCCGGATCAGCGGGGTGTCCAGGGCGAGCGCGAGCGCCTTGGCCGCGGCCGTCTTCCCGACCCCGGGCTCCCCTTCGAGCAGCAGCGGCTTGCCCAGGCGCAGCGCCAGGAACACCGCCATCGCCAGCCCGTCGTCGACCAGGTAGTCGACCGCGTCGAGCCGGGCGCGGACCTCCTCGTACGAGTTCACCGCCGGTCCTCCCCGAGCAGCCGCTCGTAGTCCTCGCGGGTGTCCACGTCGATCGGCACCGGGCCGTCGACCGGCACCTCGGTCACCGCGAAGCGCCCGGAGTGCAGCAGCTTCCACACCGCCTTGTCGCCGTGCAGCCCGGCCAGCTCGGCGAAGACCGGCCGCTGGAACAGGAACGGGTGCCCGAGCCCGTCGGCGTACCGGCACACGCCGATCGGGGTGTCCACGGCGGCGACCCGGCGGGCGTCGGACGGGCGGACCCGGGGCTGGTCGCCCAGCAGGAGCAGCAGGCGATCGGTGGTCACGAACGGGACGGCCGACCGGATCGACGACCCGCAGCCGGTGCCGAAATCCGGGTTCTCGATCACCCGTACGCCGGCAAGGTCCACCGTGGCCCGGATCGCCGCCGCCGAACCGCCCAGGGTGACCAGCAGCTCCGCGCAGCCGCAGGCGCGCGCGGTGTCCAGCGTCGCGTCGAGCAGGGTCCGCCCGCGGAACGGCAGCAGCTGCTTGGCCTCGCCGAGCCGCCGGGAGCCGCCCGCCGCCAGGACCAGCGCGGAAACCGGTGCCATCAGGCCGCCGTGTGCTTCTTCAGGCAGCCGGGGCAGCAGTACCAGAAGTCGGCGCCGCCGACCACGGCGTGCGGGGTGTCCGGGCCGATCAGCACGGTCATGCCGCAGATCGGGTCCACCGCCTGCCGCGAAGCCTCGATCTCCTGCGGCACGGGGGGACCTATGGAGAGAAGCTCCGCGGCAGGGGCCGCCGGAGACGCGGGGGCGGCCAGGCCACCGGTCCGCATCTCCCGGACGATCTCGGCGAGGACCGACAGGGCGATTTCTTTCGGGGTACGGGCACCGATGGCCAACCCTGGATGAGTACGGATCCGGGCCCGCTCCGGATCGGTGAGCTCCATCGCATCGAGCACCACCGCGCCCCGCTTGTGGCTGGCGATCAGCGCGAGGTACGGCACCCCGGCATCCAGCGCGCCGCGCAGCGCCGCCTCCTCGTCGCGCCCGAGCCCGGCGACGACCGCCGCGGTCACCCCGCCGAACCCGGTCGCGGCGACCTCGAAGTCGAGGAACGCGGCGAGCTCGCGAATCGCCGTACCGATCGGAGTTGATCCTTGAACCGCGACCAACGGGCGCGGAAGGACCGGCCGCAGGAAGATCTCCACGGCGCCGCCGGAGTGGCAGGGGTTGACCGCGATCCGCGCGCCGGGCGCCTCCGGGAACGCCTCGGCATCCTCCGGCAGCACCCTGAGCAGCAGACTGTTGCCGTCCTTGAGGGTGTCGAGGGCGGCGACGCGGACCGAGGTCTCGGCGCAGACCCCGCCGACGAAGCCCTCGATCGAGCCGTCGGCGAGGATCACCGCGTCGTCGCCGGCCCGGGCCGAGGTGGGTTCCTGGGCCCGGACGACGGTGGCGTGCACGAACGGGAGCCGGGCCGCGGTCAGCTGGGAGACGCGTTCGGCGAGCATCAGATCGGCGGGGTCGAGCGGCCGCGCATGGCCTCCCACACGCGCGACGGGGTGAGCGGCATGTCGGCGTGCCGGACGCCGTACGGCTTGAGCGCGTCCATCACCGCGTTGACGATCGCCGGCGGCGAGCCGACGGTGGCCGACTCCCCCACCCCCTTGGCGCCGATCGGATGATGCGGCGACGGGGTGACGGTGAACCCGGTCTCCCAGTCCGGCACCTCCAGCGCGGTCGGGATCAGGTAGTCCATCAGGGACGCGCCGAGGCAGTTGCCGTCCTCGTCGAACGCGATCATCTCCATCAGGGCCATCCCGACGCCGTCGGTGAGCCCGCCGTGCACCTGCCCCTCGATGATCATCGGGTTGATCCGGGTGCCGCAGTCGTCGACCGCGATGAACCGGCGCACCTTCACCTCGGCGGTGCCCGGGTCGATGTCGACGACGCAGAGGTACGCCCCGTGCGGGTAGGTCAGGTTCGACGGGTTGTAGCAGATCTGGGCTTCGAGCGCGCCCTCCAGACCCTCCGGCAGGTCGCCGGCGCCGTGCGCGCGCATGGCGATCTCCTGGATCGTGACGGCCTTGCCGGGGTCGCCCTTGACCTGGAAACTCCCCTTGATCCACTCCAGGTCGGCGACGGTCACCTCGAGCATCGACGACGCGATCAGCTGCGCCTTGTCGCGGACCTTGCGGGCGACCAGCGCGGCCGCGGCGCCGGAGACCGGGGTGGAGCGGCTGCCGTAGGTGCCGAGCCCGAACGGCGTGTTGTCGGTGTCGCCGTGCACCACGTCGATGTCGTCCGGCGGGATGCCCAGCTCCTCCGCGACGATCTGCGCGAACGTCGTCTCGTGGCCCTGCCCCTGGGTCTGCACCGACAGCCGGACCACGGCCTTGCCGGTCGGATGGACCCGCAGCTCACAGCCGTCGGCCATGCCCAGGCCGAGGATGTCCATGTGCTTGCGCGGGCCGGCCCCGACCGCCTCGGTGAAGAACGCGATGCCGATCCCCATCAGCTCGCCGCGGGCCCGCTTCTCGGCCTGCTCGCGGCGCAGCTCGTCGTAGCCGGCCATCTCCATCGCCAGGCGCATGGTCGGCTCGTAGTCGCCGGAGTCGTACACCCAGCCGGTCTTCGTCGTGTACGGGAACTGCTCGGGCCGGATGAAGTTCTTCAGCCGCAGCTCGGCCGGGTCCATGCCGAGCTCGTCGGCGAGGCAGTCGACGATGCGTTCGACCAGGTAGACGGCCTCGGTGATGCGGAACGAGCAGGCGTACGCGACCCCGCCGGGCGCCTTGTTCGTGTAGACCGCGGTCATCTTGCAGTACGCGGCCTCGATGTCATAACTGCCGGTGAACACGCCGAAGAAGCCGGCCGGGTACTTGACCGGCGCCGCGGTGCCGTTGAACGCGCCGTGGTCGGCCAGCACGTTCGTCCGGATGGCCAGGATCTTGCCCTCGCGCGTCGCGGCGATCTCGCCGCGCATGATGTAGTCGCGGGCGAACCCGGTGCTGATCAGGTTCTCCGAGCGGTCCTCCATCCACTTCACCGGCTTGCCGGTGACGATCGAGCCGACGATCGCGCAGACGTAACCGGGGTAGATCGGCACCTTGTTGCCGAAGCCGCCGCCGATGTCCGGCGAGATCACCTGGATCTTGTGCTCGGGGATGCCGGCCACGATCGCGTAGAGGGTGCGGTGCGCGTGCGGCGCCTGCGTCGTCGACCAGAGCTTGAGCCTCCCCTCGACCGGATCGAAATCGGCCACCGCGCCGCACGTCTCCATCGGGGCGGGGTGCACCCGCGGGTAGACGATGTCCTGCTGGACGACCACGTCGGCGGCGGCGAAGACCCGCTCGGTCTCGTC encodes:
- a CDS encoding alpha/beta fold hydrolase, producing MSTFRSADGVEIFYELWENPSDLPPVLLHHGFIADGRTNWVLPGVVAALTGAGRRVVAIDARGHGRSGKPHDPALYGESRMAGDVIALLDLLGITEVDLVGYSMGAIVALLTTIRDPRVRRLVVGGVGAGVVEVGGLDTRVIGGDRLLHALRTDDPSSVTDPAAAGFRQFVEAVGGDRLALAAQAAAVHAAPIPLEMIKAPTLVLAGESDPLATRPAVLAGAIPGAVLHTVPGDHMSALRAPTFIPTLTGFLGA
- a CDS encoding tannase/feruloyl esterase family alpha/beta hydrolase, with protein sequence MRPAVPVIRPVRTLALIAAALLALTTLVPGGATAAPRARELAPLLPVIDCAAVPGLDLTGVTDAPVTIKSATVTSANAPAPYCAVTGTIAPADTFVMRLPVNGWTQRYLQTGCGGLCGSANIGYTQAASCEPVADGTIASATTDMGHQGLNDGSWAADNPQALIDFAYRGVHVTSQVAQELIKRFYGRSAAYSYFDGCSDGGREALMEAQRYPDDFDGIAAGAPASNIVVQNTYHHAWNVLANQDANGNYLLLADKLPLIHSAVLHQCDSLDGVVDGVLDDPRNCRFDPRTLVCADTANCLTAAQAAVVERLHDGATDGHGRRLEQEISHEWGSELDWTLFVPAKQGDVTFSENIALSFLRYLAYRNVANPSYQLTDLEFTMASFRKTVQTSDYLSATDPDLSRFRRGGGKLLLWHGWSDQHISPQATLNYWDAMRRTMGSRAVDGFAKLYLLPGMAHCGGGLGPNSFDVLTPVMNWVESGTAPGRIVASMTGRTRPVFPYPQVARYDGTGSTDDQANFVAVTPRRESTVGYAWAGAWLYSHGYQKTCRAVNGKLVCG
- a CDS encoding SDR family oxidoreductase, whose amino-acid sequence is MKKQTVLITGASAGLGAEFARRLAARGDDLVLVARRADRLERLAAELTGVRVTTIAMDLAVPEAGAKLSAAVDAAGVTVTSLINNAGFGAQRLFHERDAAHVDAEVMLNVSSLVSITHAFLDRLRAGDGFLINLASVVAFQPSPRMAVYAATKAFVLSFTEALWYENRDSRLRVLAICPGATETEFFEVAGQGADGGTRRMRADQVVERALRAVERRNPPPVVVTGALNKASALAGRFASRRLVTRVVGMMMDRSWAATEVSSRV
- a CDS encoding TetR family transcriptional regulator, giving the protein MTLWNRTRQAVYDEIAGTAMEMFLTRGFEATTIDDIARAAGISRRSFFRYFGTKEDIVLGDVAGKGELAARALADRPDGEDPWTALRNAFHVSKDAAYDPATMLKIFTMMYETPSLRARHIEKHLQWQAALVPELRRRLGADPADPLDVRAEALVACAITCLDVAGEAWTRSKGAVPLEDLFDSAADALRPGP
- a CDS encoding LysR family transcriptional regulator; this encodes MTPTQLRAYSAVVRLGSVKLAAAHLEVSEAAVSLHIGQLRKELGDQLFTRTSSGLAFTPGGLRLASRAAELLGLQDITVLEVSAAGRGRRLLRVGASSLFAEHAAPGLIELFAGRAADLDVELSVRSPATFAALLQTRTIDIAIGPAPSLPDATVSGRPVMNYRIVLVAGPEHPLAGTRPSAGQLREQTWLLGPSAAADGGAIRTLLRRLAVPDERQQIFQSHAAALEEAKRGRGVAAALSFTVAPEVRQGRLVQFSGPWTAVDQVWHAYTLSERGAPAAAAELARFAATPRALQAMIRGAGVHVGRFRPSVHVTLWS
- a CDS encoding aromatic acid/H+ symport family MFS transporter, whose translation is MSSSSVITAGRGNRLARLVVAICWLVVLFDGVDLFIYGAVLPGMLDDRSLGLTPAMAGGLGSYATFGMLIGAVASGPLTDRLGRKAIIIADTVIFSLASVACAVAPSIGAFGWARFVAGLGLGGLLPIALTLVAEYAPTGRRNLMIGSLMTAHQVGGIVAGSLGLYLLNNHGWRSAYWVGVLPLFIAVPLIAKFLPESLSFLVARGRTEEARALAARYEVDVPDPAATRTGSKLDSVIDLFREGRWRPTLLFWITSFGGLLLVYGVNTWLPTMMRAQGYNLGSSLAFLIVINLGGVLGMLIAGRVADRFGAVPVAAVWFALTAVGVYLLGVHTPLAVTYAVVFLAGVFLFSAQTMVYAAVTARYGDASRATAVGSAAGIGRFGAVFGPWLGGQLVAAGNQGWGFTAFAVTAVLATVFVLLAGAASRNAVTAGAGAPVPVH